Proteins encoded in a region of the Flavobacterium sp. MDT1-60 genome:
- a CDS encoding gliding motility lipoprotein GldH, whose protein sequence is MRIKNSGILLLATILLFSCDKKRVFDEYKSVGSAWHKDSIITFDLPVLDSTKKYNLFVNLRDNNDYPFNNLFLIVALEMPNGFTKVDTLEYQMANPDGTLLGNGFTDIKESKLFYKEDVKFRGKYKVYIKQAVRQSGKIPGVQELDGITDVGFRIEQKD, encoded by the coding sequence ATGAGAATAAAAAATAGCGGAATTCTTCTTTTGGCAACAATACTTCTTTTTTCGTGTGATAAAAAAAGAGTATTCGATGAGTACAAATCTGTTGGAAGTGCCTGGCATAAAGACAGTATTATAACTTTTGATTTGCCCGTTTTAGACTCTACCAAAAAATACAATTTATTTGTAAATTTGAGAGACAATAACGATTATCCGTTCAATAATTTGTTTTTAATTGTAGCTCTTGAAATGCCAAATGGTTTTACAAAAGTGGATACATTAGAATACCAAATGGCAAATCCGGACGGAACTTTATTAGGAAACGGTTTTACAGATATAAAAGAAAGTAAACTGTTTTATAAAGAAGACGTTAAGTTTAGAGGAAAATATAAAGTATACATCAAACAAGCCGTTAGGCAATCTGGAAAAATCCCAGGTGTTCAGGAATTAGATGGTATTACAGACGTAGGTTTTAGAATAGAACAAAAAGATTAG
- a CDS encoding penicillin-binding protein 1A, with protein MATKKNNQPNSNKDINYYKKKFWRVFAYTLLGILAFFLFASWGLFGSMPSFEDLENPDSNLATEIISSDGVVLGKYFKTNRSQLKYSDLPKSLVEALVATEDARFYEHSGIDGRGTLRAVFTLGTNGGASTLTQQLAKQLFHGEGSKFLPFRIVQKIKEWIIAIRLERQYTKNEILAMYCNVYDFGNYSVGVSSAAQTYFSKDPKDLTMDESAILVGMFKNSGLYNPVRNPQGVKNRRNVVLGQMEKAKMITTAEKLRLQALPITLKFKLESHREGTATYFREYLRDYMKKWVAENKKPDGSDYDIYKDGLKIYTTIDSRMQSYAEEAVSEHMKNLQQQFFIEMKTNKNAPFVNITQAETERIMMQAMKNSTRWAIMKDMDKSEDDIIASFKVKTQMRIFTWKGERDTIMTPLDSIRYYKHFLQSGLMAMEPQTGNIKAWVGGINYKYFQYDHVGQGARQVGSTFKPFVYATAIEQLNMSPCDSILDGPFMIHKGRHHVTEDWEPRNSDNRYRGMVTLKQGLANSINTVSAKLIDRTGPEAVVELTQKLGVKTEIPVQPSIALGAVDITVEDMVAAYSTFANQGVYVKPQFLSRIENKSGEVIYEPIPESHDVLNKDIAFAVIKLLEGVTETGSGARLRTEGGGSGDNRWTGYPYMFRNPIAGKTGTTQNQSDGWFMGMVPNLVTGVWVGCEDRSARFKSLTYGQGATAALPVWAYFMKLCYKDENLQISKSEFERPANLSIKVDCYSRPAVVKDTTQTEQNTDEFEL; from the coding sequence ATGGCCACCAAAAAAAACAATCAACCTAATAGTAATAAGGATATTAACTATTATAAAAAGAAATTCTGGAGAGTTTTTGCTTATACTCTATTGGGTATTTTAGCTTTCTTTTTATTTGCCTCTTGGGGATTATTCGGTTCCATGCCTTCATTTGAAGATTTAGAGAATCCTGATTCTAACTTAGCTACTGAAATTATTTCTTCTGATGGAGTAGTTTTGGGTAAGTACTTTAAAACCAATAGATCACAGCTTAAATATTCAGATTTACCAAAAAGTTTGGTTGAAGCATTAGTTGCTACTGAAGATGCTCGTTTTTACGAACATTCAGGAATTGATGGGCGAGGAACTTTAAGAGCTGTTTTTACGTTAGGAACTAACGGTGGCGCGAGTACATTAACACAACAATTAGCAAAACAATTATTCCATGGAGAAGGATCTAAATTCCTTCCTTTCAGAATTGTACAAAAAATAAAAGAATGGATTATTGCCATTCGTCTGGAAAGACAATATACCAAGAATGAAATCCTGGCAATGTATTGCAACGTTTATGATTTCGGAAATTATTCGGTTGGAGTAAGTTCTGCAGCACAAACGTATTTTTCTAAAGATCCAAAAGATTTAACGATGGATGAATCGGCGATTTTAGTCGGGATGTTCAAAAATTCAGGATTATACAATCCGGTTCGTAATCCGCAAGGCGTAAAAAATCGTCGTAATGTAGTTCTTGGACAAATGGAAAAAGCTAAAATGATAACTACTGCTGAGAAGCTAAGATTACAGGCTTTACCAATTACTTTGAAATTCAAATTAGAAAGTCACCGTGAAGGAACTGCAACTTATTTCAGGGAATATCTTCGTGATTATATGAAAAAATGGGTAGCGGAGAACAAAAAACCAGATGGTTCTGATTACGATATCTATAAAGATGGTCTGAAAATTTATACGACAATCGATTCAAGAATGCAGTCTTATGCAGAAGAAGCGGTTTCAGAACACATGAAAAATCTGCAACAGCAATTTTTTATTGAAATGAAAACCAATAAAAATGCGCCGTTCGTAAATATTACACAAGCAGAAACTGAAAGAATCATGATGCAGGCGATGAAAAACTCTACGCGTTGGGCAATCATGAAAGATATGGATAAAAGTGAAGATGATATCATTGCTTCATTCAAAGTAAAAACACAAATGCGCATCTTTACTTGGAAAGGGGAACGTGATACTATTATGACTCCACTGGATTCTATTCGTTATTACAAACACTTTTTGCAATCTGGTTTAATGGCAATGGAGCCTCAAACCGGAAATATCAAAGCTTGGGTTGGCGGTATCAATTACAAATATTTCCAATACGATCACGTAGGACAAGGAGCAAGACAAGTAGGTTCTACTTTCAAGCCATTCGTTTATGCAACAGCGATCGAACAATTAAATATGTCTCCTTGTGATTCTATTTTAGATGGACCATTTATGATTCACAAAGGTCGTCATCACGTAACAGAAGATTGGGAGCCAAGAAACTCAGATAACAGATACCGCGGAATGGTAACCTTAAAACAAGGTTTGGCGAACTCTATTAATACAGTTTCGGCTAAATTGATTGACAGAACTGGTCCTGAAGCCGTTGTTGAATTGACACAAAAATTAGGAGTTAAAACTGAAATTCCAGTACAGCCTTCAATCGCATTAGGTGCTGTTGATATTACGGTTGAAGATATGGTTGCTGCTTACAGCACATTTGCAAATCAGGGAGTTTATGTAAAACCTCAATTTTTAAGCCGAATTGAGAATAAAAGCGGTGAGGTTATTTATGAGCCAATTCCCGAATCTCATGATGTTTTAAATAAAGATATTGCCTTTGCAGTAATCAAATTATTAGAAGGAGTTACTGAAACCGGTTCTGGAGCGCGTTTGCGTACAGAAGGTGGAGGAAGCGGAGATAACCGTTGGACAGGATATCCATATATGTTCAGGAACCCAATTGCAGGTAAAACCGGAACAACGCAAAACCAGTCAGATGGTTGGTTTATGGGAATGGTTCCGAATTTAGTAACCGGAGTTTGGGTTGGATGTGAAGACCGTTCCGCACGTTTTAAAAGTTTAACTTACGGTCAGGGAGCTACAGCGGCATTGCCGGTTTGGGCTTATTTTATGAAGCTTTGTTATAAGGATGAAAACCTTCAGATTTCTAAATCAGAATTTGAGCGTCCGGCAAATCTTTCTATAAAAGTAGATTGTTACAGCAGACCAGCAGTAGTAAAAGACACTACTCAAACAGAACAAAATACAGACGAATTCGAATTGTAA